A genome region from Myxosarcina sp. GI1 includes the following:
- a CDS encoding cytochrome P450: MSSSAISPTAKLLDGPKKFIFLANLRAIIDQFGSLDKYEQKYGDIFYIPKSMGFPPLVIFSNPQAIERVFTANPNLFEVGKQTSAPVKALLGDNSLVLLDGVRHQRQRKLLMPPFHGERMKSYGRTMVDVVNKVISQWQVGQTIIIRNYTQEISLQVIIRTIFGIDEGERYLYLKKVLLDWLEIFNSPVKSIFLFFPWLQKDLGALTPWGKFVRQKQIIYSILQTEIDRRRQNLTLQGEDILSLLLSVKDEDEQPMSDREICDELMTMLFAGHETTANTLAWSFYWLHYLPEVGQKLQAELNSLNKNTDSNEIARLPYLNAVVSETLRLNPVVAFVGRQLKQPFNLMGYQLEAGTSLLPCIYLTHQREDIYSQPKQFKPERFLEKQFSPYEFIPFGGGNRRCLGYAFALFEMKLVLATILSKVELELLDKRPLKSLRRGITFTPAGGVKMKVKNLNLDF; the protein is encoded by the coding sequence ATGTCTTCTTCTGCTATTTCCCCAACAGCCAAACTTCTCGATGGACCCAAAAAGTTTATTTTTCTCGCTAACCTACGGGCTATTATCGACCAGTTTGGTTCTTTAGATAAATACGAGCAAAAATATGGAGACATATTTTACATTCCCAAGTCGATGGGATTTCCGCCTTTAGTAATTTTTAGCAATCCCCAGGCGATCGAACGGGTATTTACTGCCAATCCTAATTTATTTGAGGTAGGCAAACAAACTTCTGCACCTGTTAAAGCTTTACTGGGAGATAATTCTTTGGTGTTATTAGATGGAGTTCGCCACCAAAGACAGCGCAAGCTATTAATGCCTCCTTTTCATGGCGAAAGAATGAAAAGTTACGGTCGGACAATGGTTGATGTTGTCAATAAAGTTATTAGTCAGTGGCAAGTCGGTCAAACTATCATTATTCGCAACTACACTCAAGAAATTTCACTGCAAGTTATTATACGGACTATTTTCGGTATCGATGAAGGAGAACGATATCTCTATCTCAAAAAAGTTTTGCTTGACTGGCTAGAAATATTTAATTCTCCTGTAAAATCTATTTTTCTCTTTTTCCCCTGGTTGCAAAAAGACTTGGGTGCGCTAACTCCCTGGGGTAAGTTTGTCAGACAAAAGCAAATTATTTATAGTATTCTGCAAACTGAAATCGATCGCCGTCGCCAAAATCTTACTTTGCAAGGAGAAGATATTTTAAGTTTGCTGCTGTCTGTCAAAGACGAAGATGAACAACCCATGAGCGATAGGGAAATTTGCGATGAGTTGATGACGATGCTGTTCGCAGGTCATGAAACAACCGCCAATACACTAGCCTGGTCGTTTTATTGGCTACATTATCTTCCTGAAGTAGGTCAAAAATTGCAAGCTGAGTTAAATAGTTTGAATAAAAATACTGACTCTAACGAGATCGCCAGGTTACCCTATCTAAATGCTGTAGTATCCGAAACCCTAAGACTCAATCCCGTCGTCGCTTTTGTCGGTCGTCAGTTGAAACAACCATTTAATCTAATGGGATATCAGCTAGAAGCAGGTACTTCTTTGTTGCCCTGCATCTATTTAACTCATCAACGAGAAGATATCTATTCCCAACCCAAACAGTTTAAACCAGAAAGATTTTTAGAAAAACAGTTTTCACCTTATGAGTTCATCCCTTTTGGTGGAGGCAATCGTCGCTGTTTGGGTTATGCCTTCGCATTGTTTGAAATGAAGTTAGTTTTGGCAACTATATTGTCTAAAGTAGAACTAGAACTTTTAGATAAACGTCCTTTAAAGTCTTTGCGTCGCGGTATTACTTTTACTCCTGCTGGTGGGGTCAAAATGAAAGTTAAAAATCTAAATTTAGACTTTTAG
- a CDS encoding aromatic ring-hydroxylating dioxygenase subunit alpha, which produces MKQDLPDSLLSDTKSTFLAARYYTDPDLLPQEMQAIFRRTWLYVGDAANLSTQNNVWVTEAANCSILVTRDNNNILKAFYNVCPHRASVLVSQSGIHSLKKIVCPYHAWVYELDGQLQGTPAKDGFPECFHYEDFSLKAIRCEQWLGFIFVCFSEDAPSLAEHLGEVHCNIKQHYSDLTTLLVKKQYSVACNWKNYHDNTLCDYHVRVVHPHTLDPIQGAVRHYEHFFDEYVNLLYTPTTKEWRSQHRVLGSLSDRARQGFFTYGIFPNLHLLALPNGVLAWLRIDPMTVDTCRINLEIYGIPNFSPPAAELEKDFEAFMKEDMEITEGVQQGYASGVYSGGIANQLEARILHQQRLIRCFLNLQ; this is translated from the coding sequence ATGAAGCAAGATTTACCAGATTCTCTATTATCCGACACCAAATCTACTTTTTTAGCCGCACGCTACTATACAGATCCAGATTTACTTCCTCAAGAAATGCAAGCCATTTTTCGGCGAACCTGGCTTTATGTAGGAGATGCTGCCAACTTATCTACACAAAATAATGTTTGGGTAACGGAAGCCGCCAACTGTAGCATTCTAGTTACTCGCGACAATAATAATATTCTTAAAGCTTTTTACAACGTCTGTCCCCATCGTGCTTCTGTATTGGTTTCTCAATCTGGAATTCATTCACTTAAAAAAATTGTTTGTCCCTATCATGCCTGGGTTTATGAGTTGGATGGACAGTTACAAGGAACACCTGCCAAAGATGGTTTTCCCGAATGTTTTCACTATGAAGATTTTTCTTTAAAAGCAATTCGTTGCGAACAGTGGTTAGGATTTATTTTTGTTTGCTTTAGCGAAGATGCCCCTAGTTTAGCCGAACATTTGGGAGAAGTTCATTGCAATATAAAACAGCACTATAGCGATCTCACCACGCTATTAGTCAAAAAACAGTATTCTGTAGCCTGTAACTGGAAAAACTATCACGATAACACTCTGTGCGACTATCATGTTCGAGTGGTTCATCCTCATACCCTCGATCCGATTCAGGGTGCAGTACGCCATTACGAACATTTTTTTGATGAATATGTCAATTTACTCTACACCCCAACTACCAAAGAATGGCGATCGCAACATCGGGTTTTAGGTTCTCTCAGCGATCGCGCCAGACAGGGATTTTTTACCTACGGTATTTTTCCAAATTTACATCTATTGGCTTTACCCAACGGTGTTTTGGCTTGGCTGCGTATCGATCCCATGACTGTAGATACTTGTCGGATAAATTTAGAAATTTACGGTATTCCCAATTTTAGTCCTCCTGCCGCCGAACTAGAAAAAGATTTTGAAGCCTTTATGAAAGAAGATATGGAAATTACCGAAGGAGTGCAACAAGGCTATGCCAGTGGTGTTTATTCGGGCGGTATCGCCAATCAATTAGAAGCCCGTATTCTTCATCAGCAACGGCTAATTCGGTGTTTTCTTAATTTGCAGTAA
- a CDS encoding type II toxin-antitoxin system HicB family antitoxin, with amino-acid sequence MKTFTAIIEKDRDTNLYVGYVPGFPGAHSQGETIDELQENLREVIEMLLEDDEPNFETEFVGTQLITI; translated from the coding sequence ATGAAAACATTCACCGCCATTATTGAAAAAGACCGCGATACAAACTTATATGTCGGTTATGTTCCTGGTTTTCCTGGCGCACATTCTCAAGGAGAAACCATAGACGAACTACAAGAGAACTTGAGAGAAGTTATTGAAATGCTTTTAGAAGATGACGAACCCAACTTTGAGACAGAGTTTGTCGGTACGCAACTAATTACAATTTAA
- a CDS encoding DMT family transporter, with protein sequence MVASKLYVVLAALCWGLSGGIGGILMADGWDAFVVSFYRGAIGLLFVLVWLALRPNGSGLASRRLWFWSAIAGLGVTGNFAFYFMSMAQGSVAVAVTLMYCAPVFVYLVSFALKLESPTPLKLTAIAVVMFGIVLLTQIYDISAGSVTPLGVGAGLLAGLSYAVFIFGFKYAAPHGSPQAILTIAFAVLATITIWPSDVDRIVAVLSTPDLPLFAALGVFGAGLSFVLYIVGLNNIAPAVASIVAMLEPLIASLFGVVILNESLVGSQIFGMGLILVTVTALSFDSNV encoded by the coding sequence ATGGTCGCAAGTAAGCTTTACGTGGTGCTGGCGGCTCTCTGCTGGGGGTTATCAGGCGGAATCGGTGGTATTTTGATGGCAGACGGCTGGGACGCATTTGTGGTTTCGTTCTACCGAGGCGCGATCGGACTGCTGTTCGTCCTCGTCTGGTTAGCGTTGCGCCCGAACGGCAGTGGATTGGCTAGTCGCCGATTATGGTTCTGGTCAGCGATCGCTGGTCTCGGCGTAACTGGCAACTTCGCGTTTTATTTTATGAGCATGGCGCAGGGCAGCGTCGCGGTTGCGGTTACGTTGATGTACTGCGCGCCAGTGTTTGTGTATCTTGTATCATTTGCACTAAAGCTTGAAAGTCCTACCCCACTGAAGTTGACCGCAATCGCTGTGGTGATGTTTGGCATCGTGTTGCTTACCCAGATTTATGACATCAGCGCAGGCAGTGTCACACCGCTCGGCGTGGGTGCTGGATTGCTTGCCGGTCTGTCCTACGCAGTATTCATTTTCGGCTTTAAGTATGCGGCACCACACGGCAGTCCGCAGGCGATTCTCACGATAGCGTTCGCGGTACTTGCCACCATCACGATCTGGCCAAGCGATGTCGATCGAATCGTTGCAGTGTTGAGCACCCCAGATTTGCCGCTGTTCGCAGCACTGGGTGTCTTTGGCGCGGGATTATCATTCGTTCTTTATATCGTTGGCTTGAACAATATCGCGCCAGCTGTGGCTTCAATTGTGGCAATGCTCGAACCCCTCATCGCATCACTATTCGGCGTAGTGATTTTAAATGAAAGTCTGGTGGGTTCACAAATCTTCGGCATGGGACTGATTTTGGTCACAGTGACTGCATTGAGCTTTGATTCAAACGTTTGA
- a CDS encoding type II toxin-antitoxin system PemK/MazF family toxin has product MWLSFLFHLGQHSLASYADAGSDRFSDLSQTKRRPALVVASLSGNDLILCQITSQVKTDRYAVAITNADFSNGGLNKNSNICPNRLFTADKGIILYKAGSLKAEKLKAVVNKIVEIISDD; this is encoded by the coding sequence ATGTGGTTATCGTTCCTTTTCCATCTTGGTCAGCATTCCCTTGCGTCTTACGCCGACGCGGGGTCTGACCGCTTTTCCGATTTAAGCCAAACCAAACGTCGTCCAGCTTTGGTTGTCGCTAGTTTATCAGGAAATGATTTAATTCTCTGTCAGATCACCAGTCAAGTTAAAACAGATCGTTATGCCGTAGCAATTACAAACGCCGACTTTTCTAATGGTGGACTAAACAAAAATAGTAATATTTGTCCCAACCGTCTATTTACTGCCGATAAAGGAATAATTCTCTACAAAGCAGGTAGTTTAAAAGCAGAAAAGCTAAAGGCAGTAGTCAACAAAATTGTTGAGATAATTAGTGATGATTAA
- the cobU gene encoding bifunctional adenosylcobinamide kinase/adenosylcobinamide-phosphate guanylyltransferase, with protein sequence MNERIVLVTGAARSGKSEWAESLAAKTSKSVVYVATSIINPEDKEWQDRILKHRQRRPNKWQTVSATHELSATITKALASECLLIDSLGTWVANLLELDADSWSKTSETLLTSLQTSSAKIILVAEETGWGVVPAYKSGRIFRDRLGDLIRQTGSIANTVYLVTGGHALNLSVLGTPLK encoded by the coding sequence ATGAACGAGAGAATAGTTCTGGTAACTGGTGCGGCGCGATCGGGAAAAAGTGAGTGGGCAGAAAGTTTGGCAGCTAAAACGAGTAAATCTGTTGTTTACGTTGCTACCTCAATAATCAATCCCGAAGATAAAGAGTGGCAGGACAGAATTCTCAAACATCGGCAAAGAAGACCGAATAAATGGCAAACTGTATCGGCAACGCACGAATTGTCTGCAACAATAACAAAAGCTCTAGCTTCCGAATGTTTGTTAATTGATTCTTTAGGAACCTGGGTAGCTAATTTATTAGAATTAGATGCAGACTCCTGGTCTAAAACTAGCGAGACTTTATTGACTAGTTTGCAAACGTCTTCAGCCAAAATAATTTTAGTTGCAGAAGAAACTGGCTGGGGAGTCGTACCTGCTTATAAATCTGGTAGAATATTTCGCGATCGCCTGGGAGATTTAATCCGACAAACAGGTAGCATTGCAAATACAGTTTATTTGGTTACTGGTGGACACGCTCTAAATCTCAGTGTGTTGGGAACGCCTCTCAAATAA
- a CDS encoding DUF2281 domain-containing protein has product MNEKESLLTELEQIPESLYPEILNFVRYLKYKHLTKEKLETTLLSEAALAKDWSSPEEDEAWQHL; this is encoded by the coding sequence ATGAACGAGAAAGAATCTCTCTTAACCGAACTAGAACAAATTCCAGAATCACTGTATCCAGAAATATTAAATTTTGTTCGATATCTAAAATATAAACATCTTACAAAAGAGAAATTAGAAACTACCTTACTTAGTGAAGCAGCATTAGCTAAGGATTGGTCATCTCCAGAAGAGGATGAAGCGTGGCAACATTTGTAA
- a CDS encoding type II toxin-antitoxin system HicA family toxin: MGNIPVLKPQEVVKILNKLGFAEIRQKGSHKQFRHPDGRGTTVPFHKGKDISPTLLRKIASDIDMTVDKLLESR; this comes from the coding sequence ATGGGCAATATACCCGTTTTAAAGCCGCAAGAAGTTGTCAAAATCTTAAATAAACTTGGTTTTGCTGAAATACGGCAAAAAGGTTCGCATAAGCAGTTTCGTCATCCAGATGGAAGAGGTACGACAGTTCCATTTCACAAAGGAAAGGATATATCACCAACGCTGTTAAGAAAAATTGCCAGCGATATTGACATGACAGTAGATAAATTGCTGGAGTCACGATAG